Proteins co-encoded in one Ponticoccus alexandrii genomic window:
- a CDS encoding XdhC family protein: MDSFDDIPEQALAWHRDGTGAVLATVTQTWGSAPRRVGSMLAISGGGEIAGSVSGGCVEGAVIVEALEALEDGKTRELEFGVSDDDAFAVGLACGGTIRVMVDPVGGALTEALLAELVAARAARQPVALVADLDTGARRLDRAGHAVRFRMDRSGFEEEAPRRFVAIHNPPLRLIVVGAVHIAQALVPMARLAGYDPVVIDPRETFASPARFPDTRLLHDWPDEAVGQVGPDSRTALVLLTHDPKLDDPALEAALRRGCFYIGALGSTRTHAKRVERLTQAGFTEAEIAQIHGPVGLDIGAASPAEIAVSVMAEMTRVLRRGA, encoded by the coding sequence ATGGACAGCTTCGACGACATTCCGGAACAGGCGCTGGCCTGGCATCGCGACGGCACCGGTGCGGTGCTGGCCACCGTGACCCAGACATGGGGATCGGCGCCCCGGCGCGTCGGCTCGATGCTGGCGATTTCCGGGGGCGGAGAGATCGCCGGGTCGGTTTCGGGCGGCTGCGTCGAAGGCGCGGTGATCGTCGAGGCGCTGGAGGCGCTGGAGGACGGCAAGACCCGCGAGCTGGAGTTCGGCGTCTCCGACGACGATGCCTTTGCCGTGGGCCTCGCCTGTGGCGGCACCATCCGGGTGATGGTCGACCCGGTGGGCGGCGCCCTCACAGAGGCGCTGCTGGCAGAGCTTGTCGCGGCCCGGGCAGCCCGGCAGCCGGTTGCCCTTGTGGCCGATCTCGACACTGGCGCGCGGCGGCTGGACCGGGCGGGGCACGCGGTGCGCTTTCGCATGGACCGCTCCGGCTTCGAAGAGGAGGCACCGCGCCGTTTCGTTGCCATCCACAACCCGCCGCTTCGGCTGATCGTCGTGGGGGCGGTGCATATCGCGCAGGCCCTGGTGCCGATGGCGCGTCTGGCGGGCTACGATCCGGTGGTGATCGACCCGCGCGAAACCTTCGCCTCGCCCGCACGCTTTCCCGACACCCGCCTCTTGCACGACTGGCCCGACGAGGCGGTCGGGCAGGTGGGGCCGGACAGCCGCACGGCGCTGGTGCTGCTGACGCACGACCCCAAGCTGGACGATCCGGCGCTGGAGGCGGCCCTGCGCAGGGGGTGCTTCTACATCGGCGCCCTGGGCTCCACGCGGACCCATGCCAAGCGGGTCGAGCGGCTGACGCAGGCCGGGTTCACCGAGGCCGAGATCGCGCAGATCCACGGGCCCGTCGGGCTGGACATCGGCGCCGCCTCGCCGGCAGAGATCGCGGTTTCGGTCATGGCGGAAATGACCCGGGTGCTGAGGCGGGGCGCATGA
- a CDS encoding FAD-dependent monooxygenase has protein sequence MLKGMEVTVVGGGIGGLAAALALRQRGAEVRVLEQAEAIREVGAGIQVSPNGLRVLEALGLGAAFRAATVRGQAVSLRDFRRGREVVSLDLSGLPEAQSYRFVHRADLIDLLAAAAREAGVRVRLLQAVRAIVPGDPPRVVCRTGDEGRADLVIGAEGLHSVLRPALNGVAAPFFTGQVAWRAVVPNTVGHPAEARVHMGPGRHLVSYPLRGGRFVNIVAAEERRDWVAEGWSHSDVPANLRRAFAGFGGDVPALLEQVEAPGLWGLFRHPVARVWHGAGVALLGDAAHPTLPFMAQGANMALEDAWVLGDALERAPDIQTGLAAYQQRREARVRRVVQAAEGNAWKYHLRNPLVRSVAHLGLGAVGRLAPGRLVGQFDWIYRHDVTAQGQGA, from the coding sequence ATGCTGAAGGGAATGGAGGTCACGGTCGTCGGCGGCGGCATCGGCGGGCTGGCGGCGGCGCTGGCGCTGCGCCAGCGCGGCGCAGAGGTGCGCGTGCTGGAACAGGCCGAGGCGATCCGTGAGGTCGGTGCGGGCATACAGGTCAGCCCAAACGGCCTGCGCGTCCTTGAGGCGCTGGGACTGGGCGCCGCCTTTCGCGCGGCTACGGTCCGCGGGCAAGCGGTCTCGCTGCGCGACTTCCGGCGGGGGCGCGAGGTGGTCTCGCTGGACCTCTCAGGCCTGCCCGAGGCGCAAAGCTACCGTTTCGTGCATCGCGCTGACCTGATCGACCTGTTGGCTGCGGCGGCGCGCGAGGCCGGGGTGCGGGTGCGCCTGCTTCAGGCTGTGCGCGCGATCGTGCCGGGCGATCCGCCCCGTGTGGTCTGCCGGACCGGCGACGAGGGCCGCGCCGATCTGGTGATCGGGGCCGAGGGGCTGCATTCCGTCCTGCGCCCGGCCCTGAACGGGGTGGCGGCGCCGTTCTTCACCGGGCAGGTGGCGTGGCGCGCCGTGGTGCCGAACACGGTCGGGCACCCGGCGGAGGCGCGGGTCCACATGGGGCCGGGCCGCCACCTTGTCAGCTACCCGCTGCGCGGCGGCAGGTTCGTCAACATCGTCGCGGCGGAAGAGCGGCGGGACTGGGTGGCCGAGGGTTGGTCGCACAGCGACGTTCCCGCCAACCTGCGCCGTGCCTTTGCGGGTTTCGGTGGCGACGTGCCCGCGCTGCTGGAACAGGTCGAGGCGCCGGGCCTCTGGGGGCTGTTCCGGCACCCGGTGGCGCGGGTCTGGCACGGTGCGGGCGTGGCGCTTCTGGGGGATGCGGCGCATCCGACGCTGCCCTTCATGGCGCAGGGGGCCAATATGGCGTTGGAAGACGCCTGGGTGCTGGGCGACGCCCTGGAGCGGGCGCCCGACATCCAGACCGGGCTTGCCGCCTACCAGCAGCGGCGCGAGGCGCGGGTGCGCCGCGTGGTGCAGGCGGCCGAGGGCAATGCGTGGAAATACCACCTGCGCAATCCGCTGGTCCGGAGCGTCGCGCATCTTGGGCTGGGCGCGGTCGGGCGGCTGGCGCCGGGCCGTCTGGTCGGCCAGTTCGACTGGATCTACCGCCACGACGTAACCGCGCAGGGGCAGGGGGCCTGA
- the dksA gene encoding RNA polymerase-binding protein DksA encodes MKPESFLPDDYRPAEDEPFMNEKQTEYFRRKLIAWKNDLLADSRDTIETLQAGTRNIPDVNDRASEETDRALELRTRDRQRKLVNKIDAALRRLEEGEYGYCEVTGEPISLKRLDARPIATMSLEAQERHERREKVHRDD; translated from the coding sequence ATGAAACCAGAAAGCTTTCTGCCGGACGATTACCGGCCGGCTGAAGATGAACCTTTCATGAACGAAAAGCAGACGGAGTATTTCCGACGCAAGCTCATCGCATGGAAGAACGACTTGCTGGCGGACAGCCGTGACACCATCGAAACCCTGCAGGCCGGAACCCGCAACATTCCCGACGTGAACGACCGCGCGAGCGAGGAAACCGACCGCGCGCTGGAACTGCGGACCCGCGACCGCCAGCGCAAGCTGGTCAACAAGATCGACGCTGCTCTGCGCCGTCTGGAAGAGGGCGAATACGGCTACTGCGAAGTGACCGGAGAGCCGATCTCGCTGAAGCGACTGGACGCGCGCCCCATCGCCACCATGAGCCTCGAGGCGCAGGAGCGTCACGAGCGCCGCGAGAAGGTGCACCGCGACGACTGA
- a CDS encoding AAA family ATPase: MRFDGTDRYIATDDLTMAVNAAVTLERPLLVKGEPGTGKTELARQVAEALGLPMIEWSIKSTTKAQQGLYEYDAVSRLRDSQLGDARVNDVANYIRKGKLWQAFESEGKVVLLIDEIDKADIEFPNDLLQELDRMEFHVYETGKTVRAANRPIVIITSNNEKELPDAFLRRCFFHYIRFPDPDTLRRIVEVHHPGIKEQLLTVALTQFYELREQPGLKKKPSTSEVLDWLKLLLAEDLTAEDLKRDTGSALPKLHGALLKNEQDVHLFERLAFMARRER, from the coding sequence ATGCGCTTTGACGGAACCGACCGCTATATCGCGACCGATGACCTGACCATGGCCGTGAATGCGGCGGTGACGCTGGAGCGCCCGCTTCTGGTGAAAGGCGAGCCCGGAACCGGTAAGACCGAACTGGCCCGGCAGGTGGCCGAGGCGCTGGGTTTGCCGATGATCGAATGGTCGATCAAATCCACCACGAAGGCGCAGCAGGGGCTATACGAATACGACGCGGTCAGCCGGTTGCGCGACAGCCAGCTGGGTGACGCGCGGGTCAACGACGTGGCCAATTACATCCGCAAGGGAAAGCTCTGGCAGGCCTTCGAGTCCGAGGGCAAGGTGGTCCTGCTGATCGACGAGATCGACAAGGCCGACATCGAGTTTCCCAACGACCTGCTGCAGGAACTCGACCGGATGGAGTTCCACGTCTACGAGACCGGCAAGACGGTGCGCGCCGCCAACCGCCCGATCGTCATCATCACCTCGAACAACGAGAAGGAACTGCCCGACGCCTTCCTGCGCCGCTGCTTTTTCCACTACATCCGCTTTCCCGATCCCGACACGCTGCGCCGCATCGTCGAGGTCCACCACCCCGGCATCAAGGAGCAGCTTCTGACCGTCGCGCTGACGCAATTCTACGAGCTGCGCGAGCAGCCGGGGCTGAAGAAGAAACCCTCGACATCCGAGGTACTGGACTGGCTGAAGCTGCTGCTGGCCGAAGACCTGACCGCCGAGGACCTGAAACGCGACACCGGAAGCGCGCTGCCCAAGCTGCACGGCGCCTTGCTGAAGAACGAGCAGGACGTGCATCTCTTCGAACGGCTGGCCTTCATGGCGCGGCGCGAGCGCTGA
- a CDS encoding AEC family transporter codes for MLHVLTHDILPVFFMLALGLALGRSKVVSAAEAATLNRVAFLILQPALIFPLIARLDWSSFRVDALAVYAAMEVLVFTLTYQLLRRVFRREAMEAWLLSMATVFVNTLLYIWPISFLIYGEAAALPVTALVAWDSAVSFAFFIISTDLMSGRGAGPGAAVRRLARNPVLIAIALGLALNIAGLAIPAPFLTAFAFSGAAAAPLTLFALGVILSGHALLPGPVVSTVTAIKLSVFPALVWLALPLTAPPETWQTLFTLTAAGPSGAMAFALAMLYGVRTDAIAPVIVWTSVLSLISLSWLA; via the coding sequence ATGCTGCACGTCCTGACCCACGACATCCTGCCCGTCTTCTTCATGCTGGCGCTTGGCCTTGCACTGGGGCGCAGCAAGGTGGTCAGCGCAGCCGAGGCCGCGACGCTGAACCGGGTCGCCTTCCTGATCCTGCAACCGGCGCTGATCTTCCCGCTGATCGCCCGGCTCGACTGGTCCAGCTTTCGCGTCGATGCGCTGGCGGTCTATGCCGCGATGGAGGTGCTGGTCTTCACCCTGACCTACCAGCTGCTGCGCCGGGTCTTCCGGCGCGAGGCGATGGAAGCCTGGCTTCTGTCCATGGCCACGGTCTTCGTCAACACGCTGCTCTATATCTGGCCGATCTCCTTCCTGATCTACGGAGAGGCCGCCGCCCTGCCCGTCACCGCACTCGTGGCCTGGGATTCCGCCGTCTCCTTCGCCTTCTTCATCATCTCGACAGACCTGATGTCGGGACGCGGCGCGGGCCCGGGCGCGGCGGTGCGGCGGCTGGCACGGAACCCGGTGCTGATCGCCATCGCGCTGGGGCTGGCCCTGAACATTGCCGGGCTGGCGATCCCCGCCCCTTTCCTGACCGCCTTCGCCTTTTCCGGGGCTGCCGCAGCACCGCTGACGCTCTTTGCGCTCGGCGTCATCCTCTCGGGCCATGCGTTGTTGCCGGGTCCGGTGGTCTCGACTGTCACCGCGATCAAGCTGTCGGTCTTTCCGGCGCTGGTCTGGCTGGCGCTGCCGCTGACTGCCCCACCCGAGACATGGCAGACGCTCTTCACCCTGACCGCTGCGGGGCCGTCGGGCGCCATGGCCTTCGCGTTGGCAATGCTCTACGGCGTCCGCACGGATGCCATCGCGCCGGTGATCGTCTGGACCTCTGTCCTGTCGCTGATCTCGCTGTCCTGGCTGGCCTGA
- a CDS encoding GNAT family N-acetyltransferase → MSQDTALTVRTLRAEDEPAWREMWTAYLAFYESTVPEEVYASTFARLLGDDPRDFNALVAEKDGALVGLTHYLFHRHAWKIEEVCYLQDLYAAPETRGTGVGRALIEGVYAAADAHGASNVYWNTQHFNETARRLYDRIGVLTPFIKYQRA, encoded by the coding sequence TTGTCCCAGGATACGGCTCTGACCGTGCGCACCCTGCGCGCCGAGGATGAACCGGCATGGCGTGAAATGTGGACGGCGTATCTCGCCTTTTACGAAAGCACCGTGCCAGAGGAGGTCTATGCCTCCACCTTCGCACGCCTTCTGGGCGACGACCCCCGCGACTTCAACGCGCTGGTCGCAGAGAAGGACGGGGCCCTCGTCGGACTGACGCATTACCTGTTCCACCGTCACGCCTGGAAGATCGAAGAGGTCTGCTACCTGCAGGACCTCTATGCCGCGCCCGAGACCCGGGGAACCGGCGTCGGGCGCGCCCTGATCGAGGGCGTCTATGCCGCCGCCGATGCCCATGGCGCGAGCAATGTCTACTGGAACACCCAGCATTTCAACGAGACCGCCCGCAGGCTCTATGACCGCATTGGCGTGCTGACGCCCTTCATCAAGTACCAGAGGGCCTGA
- a CDS encoding DUF2927 domain-containing protein yields the protein MRTVRRLLLPFYMMLGACMPVQNTETATRAAAVPVQAASTLPPMKSFSVPRPAPSVASNADIARDFLDLSFMLESGRALPVFTRFEGPISVRVTGAPPASLGPDLTRLLHRLRTEAGIDIALTGAAQANITLQAVTREEIRRALPSAACFVVPNVTSLAEYRSLRRTRQVSWSQLRSRETLAIFLPNDASPQEVRDCLHEELAQAIGPLNDLYRLPDSVFNDDNVHTVLTGFDMLVLRTYYDPALRTGMTRAEVADRLPAILARLNPAGQGITPRRLSTTPRAWIEAVQTALGPGANAAERRAAATKALQVATAMGWTDHRRAFSHYAMGRLLQATDPASAQDNFVLAQRFFGPGPDTALHRAYVASQLAAYAISAGRAEDALYLLTPHLDTAARHENAALLATLMMLRAEALELAGHVTEGRKVRVDSLGWARYGFGSDWAVRAKLREVGLLNPARRRQGAL from the coding sequence ATGCGTACCGTAAGACGACTTCTTCTGCCGTTCTACATGATGCTGGGCGCCTGCATGCCGGTCCAGAACACGGAAACCGCGACCCGCGCCGCCGCCGTGCCGGTGCAGGCGGCCAGCACCCTGCCCCCGATGAAGAGTTTCTCGGTGCCGCGCCCCGCACCGTCGGTGGCCTCGAACGCCGATATCGCGCGGGATTTCCTCGACCTCTCCTTCATGCTGGAATCCGGGCGCGCCCTGCCGGTCTTCACCCGCTTCGAGGGGCCGATCTCGGTGCGCGTAACCGGTGCGCCGCCGGCCTCGCTGGGGCCGGACCTGACGCGGCTTCTGCACCGCCTGCGCACCGAGGCGGGCATCGACATCGCCCTGACCGGTGCGGCGCAGGCCAATATCACCCTTCAGGCCGTGACCCGCGAAGAGATCCGCCGCGCCCTGCCAAGCGCCGCCTGTTTCGTGGTGCCCAACGTCACCTCCCTGGCCGAGTACCGCAGCCTGCGCCGCACCAGACAGGTCAGCTGGTCGCAGCTGCGCAGCCGCGAGACGCTGGCGATCTTCCTGCCCAATGACGCCAGCCCGCAAGAGGTGCGCGACTGCCTGCACGAGGAACTGGCGCAGGCGATCGGCCCGCTGAACGACCTCTACCGCCTGCCCGACAGCGTCTTCAACGACGACAATGTGCACACGGTGCTGACCGGCTTCGACATGCTGGTGCTGCGCACTTATTACGATCCGGCGCTCCGCACGGGCATGACCCGCGCCGAGGTGGCCGACCGTCTGCCCGCGATCCTCGCCCGGCTCAACCCGGCGGGTCAGGGGATCACGCCCCGGCGGTTGTCCACAACACCGCGGGCCTGGATCGAGGCGGTGCAGACCGCGCTTGGCCCCGGCGCCAATGCCGCCGAACGGCGCGCGGCGGCCACCAAGGCGCTTCAGGTCGCCACCGCCATGGGCTGGACCGACCATCGCCGCGCCTTTTCGCATTACGCCATGGGACGGCTCTTGCAGGCAACCGATCCAGCCTCTGCCCAGGACAACTTCGTGCTGGCGCAGCGGTTCTTCGGCCCCGGCCCGGACACCGCGCTGCACCGCGCCTATGTCGCCTCGCAACTGGCCGCCTACGCAATCAGCGCAGGCCGGGCCGAGGATGCGCTGTATCTTCTGACGCCGCATCTGGACACGGCGGCACGGCACGAGAACGCGGCGCTTCTGGCGACGCTGATGATGCTGCGCGCCGAGGCGCTGGAGCTGGCGGGCCATGTCACCGAGGGACGCAAGGTCCGGGTGGACTCCCTTGGATGGGCGCGATACGGCTTCGGCTCTGACTGGGCCGTGCGCGCCAAGCTGCGCGAGGTCGGCCTGCTGAATCCCGCCAGACGGAGACAGGGCGCCTTATGA
- a CDS encoding vWA domain-containing protein, protein MFVPFFETLRKAGVPVTLREYLSFLDGMAAGLATYDVEAFYYLARMSMVKDERHLDRFDRAFAEAFRGLEQIGVDDVLNAVDLPADWLRKQAEKLLTEEEKAQIEALGGFDKLMETLKERLAEQKGRHQGGSKWIGTGGTSPFGAYGYNPEGVRIGQDKSRHKRAVKVWDKREFRNLDDGVELGTRNIKVALKRLRRWVRQGAEDELDLDGTIRATAEHGYLDVQTRPQRRNAVKVLLFLDAGGSMDPFVKVVEELFSAARAEFKHMEHFYFHNCLYEGVWRDNRRRWDRQVPTWEVLNTYGPDYKCIFVGDASMSPYEIAYPGGANEHWNAEAGQVWLQRARDQWHDHLWINPVPETHWPYTQSIGMIRAIFEERMVPMTLEGIDRGVKLLA, encoded by the coding sequence ATGTTCGTTCCCTTCTTCGAGACCCTGCGCAAGGCCGGTGTGCCGGTGACCCTGCGCGAGTACCTGTCCTTCCTCGACGGTATGGCCGCGGGGCTGGCAACCTATGACGTTGAGGCCTTCTACTACCTCGCCCGCATGTCGATGGTGAAGGACGAGCGCCATCTCGACCGCTTCGACCGCGCCTTCGCCGAGGCCTTCAGGGGGCTGGAGCAGATCGGCGTCGACGACGTGCTGAACGCGGTCGACCTCCCCGCAGACTGGCTGCGCAAGCAGGCCGAGAAGCTGCTGACTGAGGAAGAGAAGGCGCAGATCGAGGCCCTTGGCGGCTTCGACAAGCTGATGGAGACGCTGAAGGAACGGCTGGCCGAGCAGAAGGGCCGTCACCAGGGCGGCTCGAAGTGGATCGGCACCGGCGGCACCTCGCCCTTCGGCGCCTATGGCTACAACCCCGAGGGCGTGCGCATCGGACAGGACAAGAGCCGCCACAAGCGTGCGGTGAAGGTCTGGGACAAGCGCGAGTTCCGCAACCTCGACGACGGGGTCGAACTGGGCACGCGCAACATCAAGGTCGCGCTGAAGCGGCTGCGGCGCTGGGTCCGGCAGGGCGCCGAGGACGAACTGGACCTCGACGGCACGATCCGCGCCACCGCCGAACACGGCTATCTCGACGTGCAGACCCGGCCCCAGCGGCGCAATGCGGTAAAGGTGCTGCTGTTCCTCGACGCGGGTGGCTCCATGGATCCCTTCGTGAAAGTGGTCGAAGAGCTGTTCTCGGCGGCGCGGGCCGAGTTCAAGCACATGGAGCATTTCTATTTCCACAACTGCCTCTACGAAGGCGTCTGGCGCGACAACCGCCGCCGCTGGGACCGGCAGGTGCCGACCTGGGAGGTGCTGAACACCTACGGGCCGGACTACAAGTGCATCTTCGTGGGCGACGCCTCGATGTCGCCCTACGAGATCGCCTACCCCGGCGGCGCCAACGAGCACTGGAACGCCGAGGCCGGGCAGGTCTGGCTGCAGCGCGCGCGGGACCAGTGGCACGATCACCTCTGGATCAACCCGGTGCCCGAGACGCACTGGCCCTACACCCAGTCGATCGGCATGATCCGCGCAATCTTCGAGGAGCGTATGGTGCCGATGACGCTGGAGGGCATCGACCGGGGCGTGAAGCTGCTGGCCTGA
- a CDS encoding L-serine ammonia-lyase, which produces MFLSVFDVFKIGIGPSSSHTMGPMVAAGRFLGDLRGGAEKIPGAGDLHRLGASLHGSLAWTGKGHATDRAVILGFCGLLPETLDPDRAEALEAQVRREGKVHPDGLGPLVFDTEADLVFDFGPPLPGHANGLILKAYDTAGNPYYQQTYYSVGGGFVLTAAELEAQKAGRHDLKSEKTAHAFPYPFGSAAEMLEMGARSGLSIAQMKRANEAILHGADLDAKIDRILDTMDECVARGLTQEGILPGGLKVRRRARAIHEQLQAEKGMNLAQPHQANDWMSVYAMAVNEENAAGGRVVTSPTNGAAGVVPAVIRYYRDHCVGATRQGCRDLLLTAAAIGGLIKHNASISGAEAGCQAEVGSAAAMAAAGLCAVLGGTNEQVENAAEIALEHHLGMTCDPAAGLVQVPCIERNALGAIKAVSAASLSLRGDGAHFMPLDNCIRVMLQTGQDMNEKYKETSTGGIAVNLPEC; this is translated from the coding sequence ATGTTTCTCTCCGTCTTCGACGTTTTCAAGATCGGCATCGGGCCTTCGTCGTCGCATACGATGGGGCCGATGGTGGCCGCCGGGCGCTTTCTCGGGGATCTGCGTGGCGGGGCCGAGAAAATCCCCGGTGCGGGCGATCTGCACCGGCTGGGGGCAAGCCTGCACGGCTCGCTCGCCTGGACCGGCAAGGGCCACGCCACGGACCGCGCGGTGATCCTGGGTTTCTGCGGGCTGCTGCCCGAAACGCTGGATCCCGACCGCGCGGAAGCGCTCGAGGCGCAGGTCCGGCGCGAGGGCAAGGTGCATCCCGACGGGCTCGGCCCGCTGGTCTTCGACACCGAGGCGGATCTGGTCTTTGACTTCGGGCCGCCGCTGCCGGGTCATGCCAATGGCCTGATCCTGAAAGCCTATGACACCGCCGGCAATCCCTACTACCAGCAGACCTACTACTCGGTCGGGGGCGGCTTTGTCCTGACCGCGGCCGAACTGGAGGCACAGAAGGCGGGCCGCCACGACCTGAAGTCGGAAAAGACCGCCCATGCCTTTCCGTATCCCTTCGGCAGCGCCGCCGAGATGCTGGAGATGGGCGCGCGCTCGGGCCTTTCCATCGCGCAGATGAAGCGCGCCAACGAGGCCATCCTGCACGGCGCCGACCTTGACGCAAAGATCGACCGCATTCTCGACACGATGGACGAATGCGTCGCGCGCGGGCTGACGCAGGAGGGCATCCTGCCCGGCGGGCTCAAGGTCCGCCGCCGCGCCAGGGCGATCCACGAGCAGCTTCAGGCGGAAAAGGGCATGAACCTGGCCCAGCCGCATCAGGCGAACGACTGGATGAGCGTCTATGCCATGGCGGTGAACGAAGAAAACGCCGCCGGGGGCAGGGTTGTCACCTCGCCGACCAACGGGGCGGCGGGCGTGGTGCCTGCGGTCATCCGCTACTACCGCGACCATTGCGTCGGAGCCACGCGTCAGGGCTGCCGCGATCTGCTGCTGACCGCCGCCGCCATCGGCGGGCTGATCAAGCACAATGCCTCGATCTCGGGGGCCGAGGCCGGCTGCCAGGCAGAGGTGGGCAGTGCAGCCGCCATGGCCGCCGCAGGGCTTTGCGCGGTCCTCGGCGGCACCAACGAACAGGTCGAGAACGCCGCCGAAATCGCGCTCGAGCACCATCTCGGCATGACCTGCGACCCCGCTGCCGGGCTGGTCCAGGTGCCCTGCATCGAGCGCAACGCGCTCGGGGCGATCAAGGCCGTCTCTGCCGCCTCGCTGTCGCTGCGTGGCGACGGCGCGCATTTCATGCCGCTCGACAACTGCATCCGCGTGATGCTGCAAACCGGGCAGGACATGAACGAAAAATACAAGGAAACCTCAACCGGCGGTATTGCCGTCAACCTGCCGGAATGCTGA
- a CDS encoding AEC family transporter: MTSAILFALSPIVLIIALGHLLKRRAFLAEGFWPQAERLSYYILLPCLFFNSLATANLGAIPVGRLAATLILSTLAVAGIVLMIRPALRINGPAFTSVFQASIRFNNYVGVTLITGLFGPTGLALAALSNASLVPTVNILSVLVFSRFATARLGPRQVAVQLATNPLLLSSLGGIAFQLAGLPIPAAIEPALRTLGAASLPLGLLCVGAALDFRAAGTWVRPIAASSLVKFAVLPVATLAVALILGLEGRALTTALLFQALPTASSAYILARQLGGDAPLMAGITAAQTVLALVTLPLVMSLMALLVGVGL, from the coding sequence ATGACTTCCGCCATCCTTTTCGCCCTGTCGCCGATCGTGCTGATCATCGCGCTTGGCCACCTGCTGAAACGCCGCGCCTTCCTTGCCGAGGGCTTCTGGCCGCAGGCAGAGCGGCTGAGCTATTACATCCTGCTGCCCTGCCTGTTCTTCAACAGCCTCGCCACGGCGAATCTTGGGGCGATCCCGGTCGGGCGGCTGGCGGCGACGCTGATCCTGTCGACTCTCGCGGTGGCCGGGATCGTGCTGATGATCCGCCCGGCGCTGAGAATCAACGGTCCGGCCTTCACCTCGGTCTTTCAGGCCAGCATCCGCTTTAACAACTACGTGGGCGTGACGCTGATCACCGGGCTGTTCGGGCCGACGGGGCTGGCGCTGGCGGCGCTTTCCAATGCCTCGCTGGTGCCCACGGTCAACATCCTCAGCGTGCTGGTCTTCTCGCGCTTCGCCACGGCGCGGCTGGGGCCGAGACAGGTTGCAGTGCAGCTGGCGACGAACCCGCTGCTGCTGTCCTCGCTGGGTGGGATCGCGTTTCAGCTGGCAGGACTGCCGATTCCGGCGGCCATAGAGCCGGCCCTGCGCACGCTGGGCGCAGCCTCCTTGCCGCTCGGGCTGCTTTGCGTCGGAGCGGCGCTGGATTTCAGGGCCGCCGGAACATGGGTGCGGCCGATCGCAGCCTCTTCGCTGGTGAAGTTCGCCGTCCTGCCGGTCGCTACGCTGGCGGTGGCCCTGATACTCGGGCTGGAGGGGCGCGCGCTGACGACTGCGCTGCTGTTTCAGGCGCTGCCGACAGCCTCTTCGGCCTATATCCTCGCCCGCCAGCTGGGCGGGGACGCGCCGCTGATGGCGGGGATCACGGCGGCCCAGACGGTGCTGGCGCTGGTCACGCTGCCGCTGGTGATGTCACTCATGGCGCTTCTGGTGGGGGTCGGGCTGTAA